Proteins found in one Mesorhizobium sp. CAU 1732 genomic segment:
- a CDS encoding phage tail tape measure protein: protein MSNRVIEAVLRLSSKLGSMAAFSQLSQNLDRVDSKARRFNRAQGMIADGGRNMHATLLRYAAPAALTYGAKQAYVDFAELERRMTRIGITADATASESSEAFKVLQRQARDFAMPLDDVIVGLDTLVSSGLTLQDAMSFLPAILRTAQASGSATEDIANTAQKSASALKITAGEMQSAFDIMVEGGKAGQFELKDMATYVPELANSFASLGYEGQEGLKALVAILQTIREDTGSAGAAATQAQNIFGKMYTEETAKKFSKMGVDIRKEMAAAKVAGEGAVEAFVRISRQTINGDLTKLPLLFTDQEFRLGMQSLMTSADSWSAFVAAVNSDRVDGSVLRDFNRVLDDNQAKIDRMSNSWSKLKTTIGAASAPAISAGLEHVSEGVSKADAINSQLEKEGYSFLGRRGWWAQNGFNISEQDDKAWAGGYRTDEERRQIEAYSVYGKSRAESSPTPMVEKDDKGMPVAGIIPTTRPTSEPDTDDFETSFRRQVTTAKGNRGFAPDASPRDAERSSMVALRDQQGDIADALNDALTRVAEAPRQRDEGPTKFERFLFGDAADGKSFREAMRIDAGIGGEARQVAAKDVPPAPRVVELPERPTKAENVSSDRDFAKQVPVPPRVIELPEQPAKPENGSSDRDFAKQVPVPPRVVELPERPAKAENVSSDGDFAKQVPVPPRAIELPERPATRENGASDNVAQQDVRPVRVIPLPDRQPVQASMAETSGSFGDIGKPIDEAAEAVADGGRKAGESIADAARRINEAGTSGGQAFGNEAGSTFSRMLDGMADQFGARAAASLRANLGAITVQTRATASPQGEVSGVRGRTMPNAGSTPGN, encoded by the coding sequence ATGTCAAACCGCGTCATTGAAGCCGTTCTTCGGCTCTCGTCGAAGCTCGGCAGCATGGCGGCTTTCAGTCAGCTATCGCAAAATCTCGACCGTGTGGACAGCAAGGCTCGGCGCTTCAATCGGGCGCAGGGCATGATCGCGGATGGCGGTCGCAACATGCATGCGACCCTTCTGCGCTATGCGGCGCCTGCGGCCCTGACCTATGGCGCCAAGCAGGCCTACGTCGATTTCGCCGAACTTGAGCGGCGCATGACACGCATCGGCATCACCGCCGATGCGACGGCATCCGAGTCGTCCGAAGCGTTCAAGGTGTTGCAGCGCCAGGCGAGAGACTTCGCCATGCCGCTCGACGACGTGATCGTCGGTCTCGATACGCTGGTTTCGTCCGGCCTCACGCTTCAGGACGCGATGTCATTCCTGCCGGCGATCCTGCGGACCGCGCAGGCGTCGGGGTCCGCAACGGAGGATATCGCGAATACGGCGCAGAAGTCGGCCTCCGCGCTCAAGATCACGGCCGGCGAAATGCAGTCGGCCTTCGACATCATGGTCGAGGGCGGCAAGGCCGGTCAGTTCGAATTGAAGGACATGGCGACATACGTCCCCGAACTCGCGAACTCGTTCGCGTCGCTCGGGTATGAAGGTCAGGAAGGTCTCAAGGCACTGGTCGCCATCCTGCAGACGATCCGCGAGGATACGGGGTCCGCTGGCGCCGCCGCGACGCAGGCGCAGAACATCTTCGGCAAGATGTACACCGAAGAGACCGCCAAAAAATTCAGCAAAATGGGCGTCGACATCCGCAAGGAGATGGCGGCCGCGAAGGTTGCGGGTGAAGGGGCGGTCGAGGCGTTCGTTCGCATCAGCCGGCAGACGATCAATGGTGACCTGACCAAGTTGCCGCTGTTGTTTACCGACCAAGAATTCCGTCTCGGTATGCAGTCCCTCATGACCAGTGCGGATAGCTGGTCGGCCTTCGTCGCCGCCGTGAACAGCGACCGCGTCGACGGGTCCGTGCTGCGAGACTTCAATCGCGTGCTGGACGACAATCAGGCCAAGATCGACCGCATGTCGAACTCTTGGAGTAAACTGAAAACGACGATCGGTGCGGCGAGTGCGCCCGCCATCAGCGCGGGCTTGGAGCATGTCAGCGAAGGCGTTTCCAAGGCGGACGCGATCAATTCGCAACTGGAAAAGGAAGGTTACAGCTTCCTCGGACGGCGCGGCTGGTGGGCTCAAAACGGCTTCAACATATCGGAGCAGGACGACAAGGCGTGGGCCGGCGGGTATCGGACGGATGAAGAGCGCCGCCAGATCGAAGCATATAGCGTCTACGGCAAGAGCCGGGCGGAAAGCAGCCCGACGCCAATGGTCGAGAAGGACGATAAGGGCATGCCGGTTGCCGGCATCATCCCGACCACGCGTCCGACCAGCGAGCCGGACACCGACGATTTCGAGACAAGCTTTCGTCGCCAGGTGACCACGGCGAAGGGTAATCGCGGGTTTGCGCCGGACGCTTCGCCACGCGATGCGGAGCGATCGTCGATGGTCGCGCTGCGTGACCAGCAAGGCGACATCGCAGACGCGTTGAATGACGCGTTGACGCGGGTCGCGGAGGCTCCACGCCAAAGAGACGAGGGGCCGACCAAGTTTGAGCGGTTCCTTTTCGGCGACGCTGCGGATGGCAAGAGTTTTCGTGAGGCCATGCGGATCGATGCCGGGATCGGCGGCGAGGCGCGACAGGTCGCAGCGAAAGACGTGCCGCCCGCGCCCCGCGTCGTTGAATTGCCGGAGCGGCCCACCAAGGCGGAGAATGTTTCGTCCGACCGGGATTTCGCGAAGCAGGTCCCTGTTCCGCCTCGTGTCATCGAACTGCCGGAGCAACCGGCAAAGCCAGAGAATGGTTCGTCCGATCGGGATTTCGCGAAGCAGGTCCCTGTTCCGCCCCGCGTCGTTGAATTGCCGGAGCGGCCCGCCAAGGCGGAGAATGTTTCGTCCGACGGGGATTTCGCGAAGCAGGTTCCTGTTCCGCCTCGTGCCATCGAACTGCCGGAGCGGCCCGCGACGCGGGAGAACGGCGCGTCCGACAATGTTGCGCAGCAAGACGTTCGCCCGGTGCGGGTCATTCCGTTGCCAGATCGGCAGCCCGTGCAAGCCAGCATGGCGGAAACCAGCGGTTCGTTCGGCGATATCGGGAAGCCGATCGACGAGGCGGCGGAGGCGGTCGCGGATGGCGGGCGAAAGGCCGGGGAGTCGATCGCGGACGCGGCGCGTCGAATCAACGAAGCCGGGACATCTGGTGGACAAGCCTTCGGCAATGAGGCGGGATCGACGTTCTCGCGAATGCTTGACGGCATGGCCGACCAGTTCGGCGCACGCGCTGCGGCCTCGCTGCGCGCCAACCTCGGCGCCATAACCGTGCAGACGCGCGCGACCGCGTCGCCGCAGGGTGAGGTGTCCGGCGTCCGGGGCCGAACCATGCCAAACGCGGGATCGACGCCCGGCAACTGA
- a CDS encoding phage tail sheath subtilisin-like domain-containing protein has translation MFNQIPGNIIAPIVAFEVNSGGQFENRSRLLLIGHANAGAVIAANTPTPCPTIAEARRLAGAGSILDDMVRVARANAPAQEIWIIAAPATGVAATRTITVDEAPSPGAAALQIAGETVYLTIALGDTADDVAAAIAARVNGFFNALNGASLPFAATVTTDTVTLTARHAGAIGNGIDIHVPVLDGANVLSGKVTIAEGTAGSGNPDLSATLAALGDDEFDWIASPFADATNVGRYASLLSDTSGRWAWNRQLYGHVFYPMSDSIANLTTHALDRDNRHLSIVPTVASSKAPNPVWQWVSAFAARLAPWLSDGATGNVSRNQTGLVVEGIQAPRDRAGWLDFATRDAFLGSGLSTWKVNTGGSVVIDKIITTARTFNDVPDSTFRDIQKIGQLVYALRAFRTALTYEHGQKAIADDNPGNLATISTVADIKATFMHAYQEMSLTGVLENAVRAAERIEVRRNTDNPNRVDIFAPIDVVNPLDVIAANAVVYSQFSPA, from the coding sequence ATGTTCAACCAGATTCCCGGCAATATCATCGCCCCGATCGTGGCATTCGAAGTCAACTCGGGTGGCCAGTTCGAAAACCGTTCCCGTCTTCTCCTGATCGGCCACGCGAATGCGGGCGCCGTCATCGCGGCAAATACGCCGACGCCCTGCCCCACGATCGCCGAGGCCCGCCGTCTGGCCGGTGCGGGTTCGATTCTTGACGACATGGTGCGTGTCGCGCGTGCCAATGCGCCGGCGCAAGAAATCTGGATCATCGCCGCGCCCGCAACTGGCGTTGCCGCCACGCGGACGATCACGGTGGATGAAGCGCCATCGCCGGGAGCCGCCGCGCTCCAGATCGCCGGTGAAACCGTCTATCTGACGATCGCTCTCGGCGACACGGCCGACGACGTCGCTGCCGCCATCGCGGCGCGTGTCAACGGCTTTTTCAATGCGCTCAATGGCGCGTCACTTCCCTTCGCCGCAACGGTTACCACGGATACGGTGACGCTGACTGCCCGACATGCCGGCGCAATCGGGAACGGCATCGATATCCATGTGCCGGTTCTGGACGGTGCAAACGTCCTGTCCGGCAAGGTTACTATCGCGGAGGGTACGGCGGGCAGCGGAAACCCGGACCTTTCGGCGACGCTGGCCGCCCTCGGCGACGACGAATTCGACTGGATCGCGAGCCCGTTCGCGGACGCGACGAATGTCGGCCGCTACGCCTCGCTGCTCTCCGACACCTCCGGCCGGTGGGCGTGGAACCGTCAGCTTTACGGCCACGTCTTCTATCCGATGTCGGACTCCATCGCGAACCTGACGACGCATGCGCTCGATCGTGACAACCGGCATCTGTCGATCGTCCCGACCGTTGCTTCCTCGAAGGCTCCAAACCCGGTCTGGCAATGGGTGTCCGCATTTGCAGCGCGGCTTGCGCCGTGGCTGTCCGACGGTGCGACGGGCAACGTATCGCGAAACCAGACCGGCCTCGTGGTCGAGGGTATTCAGGCCCCGCGCGACCGTGCCGGCTGGCTGGACTTCGCCACGCGTGATGCGTTTCTGGGATCGGGCCTGTCGACATGGAAGGTGAACACCGGCGGCAGTGTCGTGATCGACAAGATCATCACGACCGCCCGGACCTTCAACGACGTGCCTGACAGCACGTTTCGCGATATCCAGAAGATCGGCCAACTGGTCTACGCCCTGCGCGCTTTCCGTACCGCGCTGACCTACGAACACGGACAGAAGGCCATCGCGGACGACAATCCGGGCAATTTGGCGACGATCTCGACGGTCGCGGATATCAAGGCGACCTTCATGCATGCCTATCAGGAAATGTCCCTGACCGGCGTCCTCGAGAACGCCGTCCGGGCAGCGGAGCGGATCGAAGTTCGCCGCAACACCGACAACCCGAACCGGGTCGATATCTTTGCGCCGATCGACGTTGTGAACCCGCTCGACGTCATCGCTGCCAACGCCGTCGTCTATTCGCAGTTCTCGCCGGCCTGA
- a CDS encoding DUF2190 family protein — translation MKNYVQPGNTITVPAPAGGAVSGKPLAIGSLRGFASATAAAGEDVAVVRTGVHEYKKATGAAWAIGDNLYYSAANDYFTKTATDNVLFGFAAKASASGETLGEICLGDTI, via the coding sequence ATGAAGAACTACGTTCAGCCGGGCAACACGATCACGGTTCCCGCACCTGCCGGCGGTGCCGTCTCCGGCAAGCCGCTCGCGATCGGTTCGCTTCGCGGCTTTGCGTCCGCCACCGCTGCCGCTGGTGAGGATGTCGCGGTCGTTCGCACAGGCGTCCACGAGTACAAGAAGGCCACCGGCGCAGCGTGGGCCATCGGCGACAATCTGTATTACAGCGCCGCCAACGACTATTTCACCAAGACCGCGACCGACAATGTTCTGTTCGGCTTCGCCGCCAAGGCGTCGGCATCGGGCGAAACGCTTGGTGAAATCTGCCTCGGCGACACGATCTAG
- a CDS encoding Mu-like prophage major head subunit gpT family protein, with protein MKKSTFILAVALTLCVGLVAFFPETQHVLTAFVPQDFAGGMLQASVPLVLLRSQHEQKKRDADAKIALIVDGMPDDQARAIETEHEALLRDIEQLETQISEREAEEARMLPGSSLTAAQAADIMDIGTRAGMTNDDILNAVRSNVSVETFRSQAFNHLADVSRQAPTEPGRVLRDERETRRAGMVEALSIRLGAPVAQAGPTAAAREYMDMVDIVEFAARSLDHRSRLVTVRDREELLSRAFHTTSDFPAIFSDAINVSLERRYALAEQSYRRISRRRDFVDFRPHTAVGIGEFPMLKGLTEAGEIKFGTFGESKEQIAVVPYARGIRVTRQMLVNDRLGAIAEIMAGYGRTVSRFEEITFFSMMLSANTKLADGKAVFHADHSNLASAGSAINTTAISTGKAAMRKQKGLDDAKLNITPSILLVSPDKEDEALQYLAPIMANDSVKVNVHVGTLSPVVSAELEGNPWYLFADPADAAVYQWGFLDGYTAPRVRFDEPFGTQGIGMTVEHDFGCGAIDFRGGFKNPGA; from the coding sequence ATGAAAAAATCCACGTTCATTCTGGCCGTCGCCCTGACTTTGTGTGTCGGCCTTGTCGCGTTTTTCCCTGAAACACAGCATGTGCTTACGGCTTTCGTGCCGCAGGACTTCGCCGGCGGCATGCTGCAGGCAAGTGTTCCTCTGGTCTTGCTGCGCAGCCAGCATGAGCAGAAAAAGCGCGACGCGGATGCCAAGATCGCCCTTATCGTCGACGGGATGCCTGACGACCAGGCCCGCGCGATCGAGACCGAGCATGAAGCCCTCCTGCGCGATATCGAGCAGTTGGAAACGCAGATCTCCGAACGCGAGGCTGAAGAGGCCCGCATGCTCCCCGGTTCCTCGCTTACGGCTGCACAGGCGGCCGATATCATGGATATCGGAACGCGCGCGGGTATGACGAACGACGACATCCTGAATGCGGTGCGGTCGAATGTCAGTGTCGAGACCTTCCGCTCGCAGGCGTTCAACCATCTGGCCGACGTTTCCCGCCAGGCACCGACGGAGCCCGGTCGGGTTCTTCGTGACGAACGTGAGACCCGACGGGCGGGCATGGTCGAGGCCCTGTCGATCCGTCTCGGCGCTCCCGTCGCGCAGGCTGGACCGACGGCAGCGGCGCGCGAATATATGGACATGGTCGATATCGTCGAATTCGCCGCGCGGTCGCTCGATCATCGCTCCCGCCTGGTCACGGTGCGGGATCGCGAAGAACTCCTGTCTCGCGCCTTCCACACGACCAGCGACTTTCCGGCGATCTTCTCCGATGCGATCAACGTGTCGCTTGAGCGCAGATACGCGCTTGCCGAGCAATCCTATCGCCGCATCTCGCGCCGCCGCGACTTCGTGGACTTCCGGCCGCACACCGCCGTCGGCATCGGTGAATTCCCGATGCTCAAGGGGCTGACGGAAGCCGGCGAGATCAAGTTCGGCACGTTCGGCGAAAGCAAGGAACAGATCGCTGTCGTGCCTTACGCACGCGGCATTCGCGTCACGCGTCAGATGCTCGTCAATGACCGCCTCGGCGCCATTGCCGAAATCATGGCCGGGTATGGCCGAACCGTGTCGCGTTTCGAGGAAATCACGTTCTTCTCGATGATGCTTTCGGCCAACACGAAGCTGGCAGACGGCAAGGCTGTTTTCCACGCGGATCACAGCAACCTCGCGAGCGCGGGCTCCGCAATCAACACGACCGCGATCTCTACCGGCAAGGCCGCGATGCGCAAGCAGAAGGGCCTCGACGACGCGAAGCTGAATATCACGCCGTCGATCCTGCTCGTTTCACCCGACAAGGAAGACGAGGCGTTGCAGTACCTCGCGCCGATCATGGCAAACGACTCCGTCAAGGTGAACGTCCATGTCGGGACGCTGTCGCCAGTCGTGTCTGCGGAGCTTGAGGGGAATCCTTGGTATCTCTTCGCTGACCCGGCCGATGCTGCTGTCTATCAGTGGGGTTTCCTCGACGGGTACACGGCACCGCGCGTGCGCTTCGACGAGCCGTTCGGCACGCAGGGTATCGGCATGACGGTCGAGCACGACTTCGGCTGCGGCGCCATCGACTTCCGGGGCGGCTTCAAGAACCCCGGCGCATAA
- a CDS encoding HK97 family phage prohead protease has protein sequence MSDKTNQTPKTSGGPADLPVVTREAAITTINVETRTIDVTWTTGAAGERFDWFSGVRYIEELAVDDKSVRLDRLNAGAPVLDSHNRYGGLSSMIAVVERAWIEKGEGRATVRFPKAVDDPDADRVFRKVQDGIIRSLSVGYRRLKIEVDKKKDPQVWRVIDWEPFEISFVAVPFDLGAQVRDGDSPKHPCQFVSVDGDENAARRARMRMRQRAA, from the coding sequence ATGTCGGACAAAACAAACCAGACGCCGAAGACTAGCGGCGGCCCGGCCGACCTGCCGGTCGTCACGCGCGAGGCGGCTATCACGACGATCAATGTCGAAACGCGGACGATCGACGTGACGTGGACGACCGGCGCCGCCGGCGAGCGTTTCGACTGGTTTTCCGGCGTGCGCTACATCGAGGAACTGGCGGTCGATGACAAGTCGGTTCGCCTCGATCGTCTCAATGCCGGGGCGCCCGTCCTCGACAGCCACAACCGCTATGGTGGCCTGTCGTCGATGATCGCGGTTGTCGAGCGCGCATGGATCGAAAAGGGCGAAGGCCGGGCAACTGTCCGCTTCCCCAAGGCCGTGGACGATCCGGACGCTGACCGCGTCTTCCGCAAGGTGCAGGACGGCATCATCCGGTCCCTGTCGGTCGGCTATCGACGCCTGAAAATCGAGGTCGACAAAAAGAAGGACCCGCAGGTCTGGCGCGTCATCGATTGGGAGCCGTTCGAAATCTCGTTCGTCGCGGTTCCTTTCGATCTCGGTGCGCAGGTCCGCGACGGCGACAGTCCGAAGCATCCCTGTCAGTTCGTCAGTGTCGACGGAGACGAGAATGCGGCGCGACGTGCGCGCATGCGGATGCGCCAACGCGCCGCCTGA
- a CDS encoding phage portal protein, producing MNFLDRVISAISPEAGVRRIGARQMLDAHSRAYAAAKHGRRNKGWSGRATSANAEVGSSLRELRNRSREFVRDSWAGQRMLDVLVSHSVGTGIVTVSDTGNDRVDNSVKLVFEEWSEQADIEGVLDWPGMQALSVRSMIEGGDTVVRHIDIPLNDAGRTVPVRLLGLESDQIDTTRDGMSGSGSRLGVELGEWGRRKGLWLLDNHPGEFTAASTASALVGWNDLAHLYRPLRFGQVRGVPWFSSILLTARELQDIVEATLVKMRVEASFGGFIKRTSAGHSPLVAKTDDKSDKPITRIEPGMIVDIGDGEISFANPSSQTAFGEVYMASNMAMAAGAGITYDQLTGDLRNANYSSLRAGKIEFRRLVEQTQWTILVPRLIAPTKRRVLDRAILAGRLKSRDRQGGYRLKHIMPAVEPIDPKKDLEADILACRSGRLAPQEFIGAWGRDWRDVVNDTASFMEFLDKQRDGAGLALDIDARNPMKGSANVGQNKPDAED from the coding sequence ATGAACTTTCTCGATCGCGTGATTTCCGCCATCTCGCCGGAGGCTGGCGTGCGTCGCATCGGCGCGCGTCAGATGCTCGATGCGCATTCGCGCGCCTATGCGGCCGCGAAGCATGGTCGCCGGAACAAGGGATGGTCCGGACGCGCCACGTCCGCCAACGCCGAAGTCGGGTCGTCGCTGCGCGAGCTTCGCAATCGCAGCCGTGAATTCGTCCGCGACTCGTGGGCGGGTCAACGGATGCTCGACGTCCTCGTCAGCCATTCCGTCGGCACCGGCATCGTGACCGTCTCCGATACGGGAAACGACCGCGTCGACAATTCGGTCAAGTTGGTCTTTGAAGAGTGGTCCGAACAGGCCGATATCGAGGGTGTCCTCGACTGGCCTGGCATGCAGGCTCTTTCGGTGCGCTCGATGATCGAGGGCGGCGACACCGTCGTCCGTCATATCGATATTCCGCTTAACGACGCGGGCCGAACAGTCCCGGTTAGGCTTCTCGGTCTCGAAAGCGACCAGATCGACACGACACGCGACGGCATGTCGGGCAGCGGTTCCCGGCTTGGCGTGGAACTCGGCGAATGGGGACGGCGCAAGGGGCTTTGGCTTCTCGACAACCATCCGGGCGAATTCACGGCGGCCTCGACTGCGTCGGCGCTCGTCGGATGGAACGATCTCGCGCACCTCTATCGGCCATTGCGGTTCGGCCAGGTGCGCGGCGTTCCGTGGTTTTCGTCGATCCTCCTGACAGCACGCGAGTTGCAGGACATCGTCGAGGCGACACTCGTCAAGATGCGTGTCGAGGCCAGCTTCGGCGGATTCATTAAGCGCACAAGCGCCGGTCACTCTCCGCTCGTCGCGAAAACCGACGACAAGTCGGACAAGCCGATCACGCGGATCGAGCCGGGCATGATCGTCGATATCGGCGATGGTGAGATCAGCTTTGCCAATCCGTCGTCGCAGACGGCGTTCGGCGAGGTCTACATGGCTTCTAACATGGCCATGGCCGCTGGCGCGGGCATCACCTACGACCAGTTGACCGGCGACCTTCGCAACGCAAATTATTCGTCCTTGCGCGCCGGAAAGATCGAGTTTCGACGCCTCGTCGAACAGACGCAATGGACGATCCTCGTTCCGCGCCTGATCGCCCCTACGAAGCGGCGCGTTCTCGATCGGGCGATCCTTGCCGGCCGTCTCAAGAGCCGCGACCGACAGGGCGGATATCGCCTCAAACACATCATGCCGGCGGTCGAGCCTATCGATCCGAAAAAAGACCTTGAGGCCGACATTCTTGCGTGCCGATCCGGCCGCCTCGCGCCGCAGGAATTCATCGGCGCATGGGGACGGGACTGGCGCGACGTCGTCAATGACACGGCGTCGTTCATGGAATTTCTCGACAAGCAGCGCGACGGCGCGGGCCTCGCGCTCGACATCGACGCGCGCAATCCGATGAAAGGGTCTGCCAATGTCGGACAAAACAAACCAGACGCCGAAGACTAG
- a CDS encoding terminase gpA endonuclease subunit, producing the protein MAATIEPPAPMPPSAWAEASLVVPDGPRAGELWDRSLGLHCLEIADTLGPDVPDNEIAVMKSAQTGFTTVLIIAAGHSIDRDPCRMMIVQPTSGALADFNKEKLQPAIDESPALKAKVRGISSRSSDGSTATSKQFPGGSLTLAIASSAADLRSKTIKKAFLDEIDQYPDDLDGQGDPLDMVEARQISFLMTADWKRLSISTPTIKGASKIETKYLAGDQRRWHVACPGCGARFVFEFDRAHFRFNDEAPYQAHYVTPCCGTIIEGHDKNSVYATGRYVPTASRPGAGRSYHFCAMSSPLVPWDEVARKFVEAQGDPQKLKAFYNLYLGLPYEVRGDAPDHVRLMERRESDLVRGRIPPMGLILTGSADVQMRGIYYEIAAYGPDRQKWIVEAGILEGETDDPHSGAFLKLTGIYEKQWPDAFGGYRRADAFGVDSGFRSHVVYTWCRGRPGAYALKGLDGWSRPALGQGSPVEIDFKGKRIRNGVLVYGVGTWPLKGAHYADLRKEGRRAGQETDPPGYCHFGTWLDEVYFRQITSEYLASENFRGRTRRVWKVRGGEENHFLDCTIYNNALADYLGVSRLTPDEWAVLGADRCAPEIVKNPDLFATEPLAVQRPRERPQATETASDEAPQGNWGGDDTGSFWDGY; encoded by the coding sequence ATGGCGGCGACCATCGAGCCACCGGCACCGATGCCGCCGTCGGCGTGGGCAGAAGCGAGCCTCGTCGTTCCGGATGGGCCTCGCGCCGGGGAATTGTGGGATCGGTCGCTTGGGCTGCACTGCCTAGAGATCGCCGACACGCTCGGGCCGGACGTGCCCGACAACGAAATAGCGGTGATGAAGTCGGCGCAGACCGGCTTCACGACGGTTCTGATTATTGCGGCTGGTCACTCGATCGACCGCGATCCATGCCGGATGATGATCGTCCAGCCGACCTCTGGGGCGCTGGCCGACTTCAACAAGGAAAAGTTGCAGCCGGCGATCGACGAGTCGCCGGCGCTCAAGGCGAAGGTTCGCGGGATATCCTCGCGTTCGTCCGACGGTTCGACGGCAACGTCGAAGCAGTTCCCCGGCGGATCGCTCACTCTGGCAATCGCCTCGTCGGCGGCCGACCTCCGGTCAAAGACGATCAAGAAAGCCTTTCTCGACGAGATCGACCAGTATCCGGACGATCTCGACGGGCAAGGCGACCCGCTCGATATGGTCGAGGCGCGTCAGATTTCGTTTCTGATGACCGCCGACTGGAAGCGGCTGTCGATCTCCACGCCTACGATCAAGGGCGCGTCGAAGATCGAAACCAAGTATCTCGCCGGCGACCAACGACGCTGGCATGTCGCATGCCCCGGCTGCGGCGCGCGCTTCGTCTTCGAATTCGACCGGGCTCACTTCCGGTTCAACGACGAGGCACCTTATCAGGCTCACTATGTCACGCCGTGCTGCGGGACAATCATCGAAGGGCACGACAAGAATTCCGTCTATGCGACGGGGCGCTACGTTCCGACGGCCTCGCGGCCAGGTGCAGGGCGCAGCTATCATTTCTGCGCGATGTCGTCGCCGCTCGTCCCTTGGGATGAAGTGGCGCGCAAGTTCGTCGAGGCGCAGGGCGATCCGCAAAAGCTGAAGGCGTTCTACAACCTCTATCTCGGGTTGCCGTACGAGGTCCGGGGCGACGCCCCTGATCATGTCCGCCTCATGGAGCGTCGCGAAAGCGATCTCGTGCGCGGCCGCATTCCGCCGATGGGGCTAATCCTTACCGGCTCCGCCGACGTGCAGATGCGTGGCATCTACTATGAGATCGCGGCCTATGGACCCGATCGACAGAAATGGATCGTCGAGGCGGGCATCTTGGAAGGCGAGACGGACGACCCGCATTCGGGCGCGTTCCTGAAGCTGACGGGCATCTACGAAAAGCAATGGCCGGACGCCTTTGGTGGCTATCGTCGGGCCGACGCTTTCGGCGTCGACTCCGGCTTCCGCAGCCATGTCGTCTATACGTGGTGTCGCGGTCGGCCTGGCGCGTATGCCCTGAAGGGCCTCGACGGATGGTCCCGTCCCGCGCTCGGGCAGGGCTCGCCTGTCGAGATCGACTTCAAGGGCAAGCGCATCCGCAATGGTGTGCTGGTCTACGGTGTCGGCACATGGCCGCTCAAGGGTGCGCATTATGCCGACCTGCGAAAAGAGGGCCGGAGGGCCGGGCAGGAAACCGACCCGCCGGGTTATTGCCATTTCGGAACGTGGCTCGACGAGGTCTACTTCCGGCAGATCACGTCGGAATATCTGGCGAGCGAGAATTTTCGCGGCCGGACACGGCGGGTCTGGAAGGTGCGCGGCGGCGAGGAAAACCATTTCCTCGACTGCACGATCTACAACAATGCGCTTGCCGACTATCTCGGTGTGTCGCGTCTGACGCCGGACGAGTGGGCGGTGCTTGGTGCGGACCGATGCGCGCCGGAGATCGTCAAGAACCCGGACCTGTTCGCGACGGAGCCGCTGGCAGTCCAGCGGCCTCGCGAACGCCCGCAAGCTACCGAAACCGCCAGTGACGAAGCGCCCCAAGGAAATTGGGGAGGCGATGACACTGGCTCCTTCTGGGATGGATATTGA
- a CDS encoding helix-turn-helix domain-containing protein: MVANVNADDGGVWVTCADLARSRKVSAAAITKRLNQIERAGTIVTKRDGRSRLVDLAAFDRAIGEVGDAVKEQAAATASEQRNASPIMRDAQAQKAQYDARIRALDLAERQRQLLPIKGDHGVEAAATEIGAVLARDLDTMARYADAMASAVGKDGVAGARRLFKEISVTMRRQVAVSLSQLATQGTDAESGGPIETLLPDE; encoded by the coding sequence ATGGTTGCAAACGTCAATGCCGATGACGGCGGCGTTTGGGTGACGTGCGCCGATCTCGCGCGGAGCCGCAAGGTTTCGGCGGCGGCGATCACGAAGCGTCTCAACCAGATCGAGCGGGCCGGCACGATCGTCACCAAGCGTGACGGCCGGTCACGGCTTGTCGACCTGGCGGCGTTCGATCGCGCGATCGGCGAGGTCGGCGACGCCGTCAAGGAGCAGGCCGCCGCGACCGCGAGCGAGCAGCGCAACGCCTCGCCGATCATGCGCGATGCGCAGGCGCAGAAGGCGCAATATGACGCGCGCATCCGAGCGCTGGACCTGGCCGAACGGCAGCGGCAGTTGTTGCCGATCAAGGGTGATCATGGCGTCGAGGCTGCCGCGACAGAGATCGGCGCGGTGCTTGCCCGAGACCTCGACACGATGGCGCGCTATGCCGACGCGATGGCCAGCGCCGTGGGCAAGGATGGCGTCGCCGGCGCCCGCCGGCTGTTCAAGGAAATCTCCGTGACGATGCGCCGTCAGGTCGCGGTGTCGCTGTCGCAACTCGCAACGCAAGGCACCGATGCAGAGAGCGGCGGGCCGATCGAGACACTGTTGCCCGACGAATGA